Below is a window of Jonesiaceae bacterium BS-20 DNA.
TTGACCGCGCTTCCCACGCCAAGGGTGGCAGCCCCGAGCAGCAGCAACGCAAAACTTTGCAGGCTCGCGGCCACAATCATCAAGATCGCACCCACCGCTGCAATCAGCAGCCCGCCGCTCAGGGTGTTACGGCGCCCATGGACCAGAGCCCACCGGGCCAGCGGCATCGAAGCCACGGCCGCACCAAGGGTCATCACGGTCGTGACCGAGCCACCCCAAGACGTGGAACCTGACAGTTGAACCGCAAGGAGGGAACCCACAGAAACAACCGCACCGGTTCCTAGCCCGGAAAATACTTGGGCAAGGGACAAGAGCGCAATAGTGCGACGTTGCAGGGATAACGGTGCAACGGCCGGGACAGAATTCTTCACGGATCAACCTTAGATCAACGGGCTACGGTGTTCTGCGGAAATAGCCGGAACTAGACCAACGACACGTTGCGCGAGTGAGGCATCGGAAAACTGGTGTTACTTTCGACGCCGAAAAAGCGAGCCACCATTGCGCAGCAAGAACCCCGTATCCCGGAACAAACCGGAGCCAACCAGGGTGCCCAAAGCAATTGAAAACAACGTCATAACCGTGGTGACCACGAAGGTCATGGACTGGTTGCCGCCCGTTGCGGCCTCGGTAATCCCAATGAACCCAAGCGATCCAGGAACCAATATCCAAAATGACACGAGCTGGGTTACGAGCGCTGGAGGCGCGGTTTTGAACCGCGACAAGAACCGACTGAGCGGCACAATCAGTAAGGCGCCAAAGAAACCGGAGAACTCCGCCGGCACCAACAACATGCCTAACCGCTGGGCCACATACGTGATGGTCAGAGCCAGCACCAGCCACAAGAACGAACTTTCCGGACCGGACTTAGCCAGCACATAACCAAGGGCCAGTAGCGTTACCGCCAGCAACGGGGTCCAGGGACCAATCGAATTCAACACCACCTCGTTGGTCGGGGTCACGTCTGAAACGAGGGCCAACCCGATCACCACCCCAAACGCCAGCAAGATCAACTGCGAAGAGCCGTAGATGAGTCGAGTTGCCCCCGCCATGACCTCATTGCGGGTCAACTCAAGCGCGGCAATGGTAAGCGTGAGCCCGGGCAAGAATGTTACGAGCGCGGGAGCAATAATTCGCAGCGGAATCTCGCCCGTGACCTCGGCCAAAACGGTAGCGCCCAAGACCGTGACCACAATCGCGGTAATGACTGGCATTGCCGCAGCGAGCGTGGGCAACCGGTCGCTCACGCTCAACAGCAGCCCTACGACCAGGCCTAAGGCAAGGTAAGCGGGGATTGCCGGCCATGCCGGGTTGACCAGCAGGCCGATAGCCAGGGTCATGAGTATTTGACCAACAAGCTGGAGCCAAAAGCCAAACCTAGCGGGTGAGGTTGCAATCTGGTTCATGCGGGCGAGCATGTCATCGGGCTCAATGATGCCCAGCTTTGCCCGCTGTACCAGGTCATCAATTGCTGCGACCTGATCGAGACGCAAGCTCTGGTTGGCAACCCCGCCAATCTCCATGCGGCGGTCGTGGCCCGCAATTTGAACCGCAAAAATAGTTGGAAGCGCAATGATCCGCACCGGAGGCATAGCGTAGGCGGCCGCCACCTCAGCCATGGTTTCTTGGACGTCCGGGGTGGACTGCCCGGAAGCCAACATGGCCGACCCCAATACTCGCAGCATCTCCAAGACCTGATCAATTTTGTCTTCAGGCTTGGTAATGGGCACGGACAATGTGGGGTCTTTGAACATCCTCATGAACAAACTGCCCATCTTGCTCGGTTGTTTGAGGCGGGCCCCCGATTGCCCAGAAATCGTAATTGGCTTGGAACCAGCCAACTCACCGGTGCGCTGTGCAGAGGCCCGCCGCAACGGGTTTGTTGCGCCGGAGGTAGGAATCGCTGGCGGAATGGTGGGGGCTTGGTTTTGGGCCTGCTCTGGGTCGTGGTCCGCGAAGCCAGCACGAATGTGTGCACCCGGTGTGGGCGCAACCGGAGATTCAGCGTGAGCTTCTGGTTGAGCTACTTGTTCTGGCTCAGATCCGGGAGCTTCAAGATCTTTGCCTGCACGATCGAGCCGACGGGGTCCGTGGTCCTTGTCAGGCATGTGGTCAGTAGGGGAAGCCATCTTGAACTCCTCGTGGGTGCAGTCAATCTAAAACTAATGCTGAGGTGGGTCCCAACCAAAGCGTTGGGTGGGTTCGCAACAGGCGGACCGCCTTGTCAACGGTGCGTCTATTGGAAGCTGGCCCGTTAGAAGGAGGACCTGCCTCTGAGTTTGTCGAGGTCTCGGCGTTCTCGTTTGGTGGGACGGCCGGTGCCTCGGTCGCGCTGGGCCACCACGACCTTCTCAACTGCCTCGGGTGGCGGCGGCGTGTGGTCCACAAAGCAAGTGACCGCGACGGGAGCCCCAACCCGTTTGGTGATGAGGGTTTTGACCTCAACAATGCGTTCAAGTTCGTTGAGGTAAACCCGGACCTCGTCACCAAGTTTGACCGGGCTCGAAGGTTTTGCGCGGTCACCGTTAATCTTGATGTGGCCGGCCCGACACGCTGCGGCCGCTACGGATCTTGTTTTAGCTAGCCGCACGGCCCAAACCCAAACGTCGGCACGTACCTTGCCCACAGCAGAAGTTGAAAGAACGGTCATACCCCGAGGTTACGCTGTTTAGTGTTGGTGAGGGCGTGCGTGTGTTGAAGTTTGCTCGAAGGATTTGGGGAAATTTATCTAACCTTGGCGAATAATTCACACCCTTGTAGGAAGCGTATGTCAGGCATGCGAAGTAGACTCTTGTCCATGACTTACCGTGTTTCAATTTCGCCCGCAGCCGCAGCTGGTGCTGCCAGCAGCGCGTTCCAAGATAGCTCCATGCCACCGGACCCGTTCTTAGACGACCCAGATTTTGGAGGCGGTACCTCAACCAGTCTGCTCGAACGTGTCGAGCAAGAACAAGAGGTCGAGCCGGGGGACCACGAGCGCTTTGCGCACTATGTTCGTAAAGAGCGGATCATGCAGTCCGCCCTGAGCGGTAAGCCCGTTATTGCCTTATGCGGCAAGGTTTGGGTTCCGGGCCGCGACCCAAACAAGTTCCCTGTATGCCCCGTCTGCAAGGAAATTTATGATGGTCTGCGTGATCCTCAAGATGATGAGCCCGGATCAGGTGGCACCGACAAGTGACCTCTGAGCTGGATCTCTTTTCAGCAACGGACGCCGACCCAACTTCATCAAACAGTCACCGCGGTTTAGCTGCAGGTGACTCGCTGAGTGGTCCCGTGCGCCCGCCACAGGCGGCCTCAGTGGCGGCCGCTTCGACGCTTTCGCCCACCTTTCCCACCCGCGCACCTTGGGGAACCGCCACGAAGCTGCGTGCTTGGCAGGCGGCTGCCTTGGAGAAGTACCGGGCGATGTCTCCCCGGGACTTTCTGGCGGTGGCGACCCCAGGAGCCGGTAAGACCACGTTTGCGCTGCGTCTTGCGGCCGAGTTGTTAGAGGCACGGGTTGTTCGCAGGCTCACCATTGTGGCGCCGACCGAGCACCTCAAGCACCAGTGGGCGGACGCCGCCGCACGAGTTGGCATCAAAATTGACTCCAACTTCAAAAATGCGCAGGGCCGCATGGCTGACCACTATGACGGCGTTGCTCTGACGTACGCGCAAGTTGCCGCTAACCCGGCGCTGCACGCAAACCGCACCCAAAATGCGCGCACGTTGGTGATCCTCGATGAGGTCCACCACGGCGGTGACGCGCTGTCTTGGGGTGACGCTATTTATGAGGCTTTTGAGGGCGCTACGCGGCGCTTGGGGCTGACCGGAACCCCGTTCCGCTCAGACACCGCCGCGATCCCGTTTGTGAAGTACGAGGCCGGCAAGGATGGAATTCGCCGCTCGGTTGCGGACTACACCTACGGTTACGGTGAGGCCCTACGCGACCACGTGGTCCGTCCGGTCATCTTCATGTCCTATTCCGGTTCCATGCGGTGGCGGACCAAGGCGGGAGACGAGGTTGCGGCGAGCCTAGGCGAGGCCATGACCAAGGACATGACCGCCCAGGCTTGGCGGACGGCGCTGGACCCGGGTGGGGAATGGATTTCGTCGGTTTTGGCGGCCGCCGATAAGCGGTTGACCGAGGTACGCAGGGCTATTCCAGATGCCGGCGGGTTGGTTATTGCGACTGACCAGGATTCGGCGCGCGCCTATGCCGGCCACCTTGCGCGGATTACCGGTAAATCACCCACGGTTGTTTTGTCTGATGATGACAATGCTGGCTCGCGCATTGACGAATTCACCGATTCGATGGACCGGTGGATGGTTGCCGTGCGCATGGTGTCCGAGGGCGTGGACGTGCCGCGCCTAGCCGTTGGCGTGTACGCCACAAGCGCCTCAACGCCGTTGTTTTTTGCCCAAGCTGTTGGCCGCTACGTGCGTGCCCGCAAGCGCGGGGAGACCGCGTCGATCTTCTTGCCTTCGGTTGGCCCTTTGCTTGAGTTGGCAAACTCGATGGAGGCCGAGCGCGATCATGCATTAGACCGTCCTAAGTCCGCGGAAGATAACCCATTCTCCGAGGAAGACGCCTTGTTGGCCGCGGCGAACAGGGAAGAAAAAGCCTCGGATCTGTTGCAGGGCTCGTTTGAGATGCTCGAATCCTCGGCGGCCTTTGACAAGGTTTTGTTTGACGGCGGCGAGTTTGGCACCGCGGCCGACGTTGGCTCGGCAGAGGAGCAAGACTTCCTAGGAATTCCCGGGTTGCTCGACGCCGACCAGGTGACCACGTTGCTTCGGTCGCACCAATCGAAACAGATGAGTTCAAGGTCGGCCTCGGCCTCAGCCCAAGAACGTGAGCGCTCGGAAGCTGAACACCGCAGGGCGGCCACGCTGCGCAAGGAGTTACAGCAACTCGTTAACGCGTGGGCACGTCGCTCGGGCTCGCCGCATGGCTCTGTTCACAATGAGTTGCGCCGTCGCTCGGGTGGTCCGGAGGTGCCACTGGCCAGTTTGGCCCAGCTGGAACAGCGAGTTGAGGTAGTGCGCGGCTGGTTTGTGGGTCGCAAGTAGGAACAGAGAAGTTGGCAGTAAATGCTGTGGGCGGATCAATTGCAATTGATCCGCCCACAGCCATTTCTACCAACGGCCTGAGGCATCGAAATTTCTCGATGCCTGACCCGCACGCCAAGTCGCCTCGCGTTACAGCTCTTCGATGTGGGTGGGGATAGCAGCGTCACCGGTCGAGAGCCGCAGCGCGTACCGCGGTAGCTCGGATCTTGCGGCCGCGTGCCGTTCGGTTGCGAGCTGGACACCTTGGATCCCGGTCAGGGACGTGTCAATCTTGCCGTCCGTGACCATGTCAATGTGCAGCGGGCGATAGTTATCATGGTCGGCCAGCCACTGCTCGGTTGCGAGCCGGTCCCCAATAGCGATCAACTCTGCCTCCGCGTGCCCCGAAGAATCCAACTGGCGGGCAGCAACCTTACGCCCGCCCAAACTAGCCTTAGACTTCGACGCTTTAGCAACGGGTTCCATCTGTCCCGCAGCATTTTCCCGGGAAACAAGTTTGTAGACCATGGATGAGGTGGGTGCACCGGAACCGGTCACCAGGCTCGTACCAACACCGTAAGAATCAACGGGCGCAGCGGCAAGCGCTGCGATAGCGTGCTCATCAAGGTCGGACGTCACGGTGATCAGGGTGTTCTTGGCGCCCAGCGCGTCCAGCTGCTTGCGTACTTCATCGGCTTGGACACCTAGGTCGCCGGAGTCTAGCCGCACCGCTCCAAGGTTGGTGCCTGCTACTCGAATGGCCGTGTTCACGCCCTCGGTCACGTCATAAGTGTCTACCAA
It encodes the following:
- a CDS encoding DUF3039 domain-containing protein, which translates into the protein MPPDPFLDDPDFGGGTSTSLLERVEQEQEVEPGDHERFAHYVRKERIMQSALSGKPVIALCGKVWVPGRDPNKFPVCPVCKEIYDGLRDPQDDEPGSGGTDK
- a CDS encoding threonine/serine exporter family protein — protein: MASPTDHMPDKDHGPRRLDRAGKDLEAPGSEPEQVAQPEAHAESPVAPTPGAHIRAGFADHDPEQAQNQAPTIPPAIPTSGATNPLRRASAQRTGELAGSKPITISGQSGARLKQPSKMGSLFMRMFKDPTLSVPITKPEDKIDQVLEMLRVLGSAMLASGQSTPDVQETMAEVAAAYAMPPVRIIALPTIFAVQIAGHDRRMEIGGVANQSLRLDQVAAIDDLVQRAKLGIIEPDDMLARMNQIATSPARFGFWLQLVGQILMTLAIGLLVNPAWPAIPAYLALGLVVGLLLSVSDRLPTLAAAMPVITAIVVTVLGATVLAEVTGEIPLRIIAPALVTFLPGLTLTIAALELTRNEVMAGATRLIYGSSQLILLAFGVVIGLALVSDVTPTNEVVLNSIGPWTPLLAVTLLALGYVLAKSGPESSFLWLVLALTITYVAQRLGMLLVPAEFSGFFGALLIVPLSRFLSRFKTAPPALVTQLVSFWILVPGSLGFIGITEAATGGNQSMTFVVTTVMTLFSIALGTLVGSGLFRDTGFLLRNGGSLFRRRK
- a CDS encoding RNA-binding S4 domain-containing protein, which encodes MTVLSTSAVGKVRADVWVWAVRLAKTRSVAAAACRAGHIKINGDRAKPSSPVKLGDEVRVYLNELERIVEVKTLITKRVGAPVAVTCFVDHTPPPPEAVEKVVVAQRDRGTGRPTKRERRDLDKLRGRSSF
- a CDS encoding DEAD/DEAH box helicase, translating into MRPPQAASVAAASTLSPTFPTRAPWGTATKLRAWQAAALEKYRAMSPRDFLAVATPGAGKTTFALRLAAELLEARVVRRLTIVAPTEHLKHQWADAAARVGIKIDSNFKNAQGRMADHYDGVALTYAQVAANPALHANRTQNARTLVILDEVHHGGDALSWGDAIYEAFEGATRRLGLTGTPFRSDTAAIPFVKYEAGKDGIRRSVADYTYGYGEALRDHVVRPVIFMSYSGSMRWRTKAGDEVAASLGEAMTKDMTAQAWRTALDPGGEWISSVLAAADKRLTEVRRAIPDAGGLVIATDQDSARAYAGHLARITGKSPTVVLSDDDNAGSRIDEFTDSMDRWMVAVRMVSEGVDVPRLAVGVYATSASTPLFFAQAVGRYVRARKRGETASIFLPSVGPLLELANSMEAERDHALDRPKSAEDNPFSEEDALLAAANREEKASDLLQGSFEMLESSAAFDKVLFDGGEFGTAADVGSAEEQDFLGIPGLLDADQVTTLLRSHQSKQMSSRSASASAQERERSEAEHRRAATLRKELQQLVNAWARRSGSPHGSVHNELRRRSGGPEVPLASLAQLEQRVEVVRGWFVGRK